One segment of Desulfosoma sp. DNA contains the following:
- a CDS encoding dCMP deaminase family protein → MPRQRPNWHEYFMLIAKIVSTRSTCNSRPTGAVIVKDNHILSTGYNGAMPGAPHCIDQPDLPDGRPYCYRRSLGIPDVDKYNFCKASHAEANAIAQAARYGISVEGATLYTTLAPCYVCLKLIATARLRAVYYEHRYDSASPERDLFWQQAVREAGIEVFEQLIISSETYDYILSDIRNITSRRRTPATDFLANP, encoded by the coding sequence ATGCCAAGACAACGTCCCAACTGGCACGAATACTTCATGCTGATCGCAAAGATTGTGAGCACGCGTTCCACATGCAATTCCAGACCCACGGGCGCGGTGATCGTCAAGGACAACCACATACTGTCCACAGGCTATAACGGGGCCATGCCCGGAGCTCCTCACTGCATCGATCAGCCGGACCTACCGGACGGCCGCCCTTATTGCTATCGGCGCAGTCTGGGAATCCCTGATGTGGACAAATACAATTTTTGCAAAGCGAGCCACGCTGAAGCCAACGCCATCGCTCAGGCGGCGCGTTACGGTATTTCCGTGGAAGGCGCAACCCTTTACACCACGCTGGCTCCTTGTTACGTGTGCTTGAAACTGATCGCCACAGCTCGCCTTCGAGCCGTCTATTATGAACACCGCTACGATTCAGCATCTCCGGAAAGGGATCTTTTTTGGCAGCAGGCGGTTCGAGAAGCAGGCATCGAAGTTTTTGAGCAATTGATTATTTCTTCGGAAACCTACGACTACATTCTGTCCGATATTCGTAACATCACCTCCCGGCGTCGCACCCCAGCCACCGATTTCCTTGCAAACCCATGA